ATACGTATTCCTTGAAAGTTCCATCAACAGACTCATCGAGAAAGCATCGGAACTGACAGCGATTTTACCGAAAGCGGAAAACAGGAATCCGCAACAGCTAAGCGAAACCGTTAAGGAGCGCATTTTAAAACCGCTCAATGAAAATTCCGAAATCGGGAAAGCGTTAAGCACCGATGAAATTCGGGATAACATCATCCAGCAAAAATGCGCCATGGCAAGTTTGCAAGGTAAGCTCGCCGACGCAAGCATCATGCAGTATTCGTACAGCTCACTTTCGGGCAAGGCCGATACTCTCGTAGACGCCGATGACGGGAATCGCACGAACCGCGAAGGCGAAGAAATCGCAACATCGCGCACGTCAACGGTCCAGATTCGCGATATCGATACCGCAGCCGTCAACTGCACCATCGCAGCCGATGCTTCGCTTGATTATCAGACGCATTTGAACGAGAGCGCACACAAGTTCCCGCGCGGTTCACACGCCGGTAACGCACTCCACCGCATTTTCGAATGCACCCAATTTCAAAAGTTCGGTCTGGAAAACAAGACGCTCGAAGACGCGCTCGCGAATCCGCAAACGAGAAACATCATCGAAGAAGAATTCAAGCGCGAATCGCTTCCCATCTGGAATCATCGAGACGCCTGGATTGACATTGCAACACGCTACACGTGGAATACGTTAAATGCAAGATTGCCAGAAATCGCGGGCAACTCCGTGCAATACACAGAGCAAGATTCCGCAGGGAACGCTAAACAAGATGCGCCGCAGACATTTGCGCTGATCGACATTCCGCTAAGCGACCACAAGCCCGAAGTACAGTTCAACCAGAATGCCACCGATGAAAATGACGAAAAATGCACAAGCGACGAAAAACGCGCCGAAAGCGACATTCTCAAGCGTTTCTGCAAAGGCTTCATCGACTTGCTTTTCGTCCGCACCATAAACAGTCAAAAGTACTATTCCATTCTCGACTGGAAATCGGATATGCTCGAGAACAACAATTACACGCCCGAAGCACTCAAGGAAAAAGTCGATAACGATTACTCCATCCAACGCGTGCTTTACAGCTACTGTTTGATCCAATGGCTCAAGCAGTTCTACGGCGAAGGCACAGCCGAGAACTTGAGCGAAGATGACATTTTCAAAAAGCACTTCGGTGGCATTTATTACGCGTTCATCCGCGGCACCGAAGGCGGCACCCCCAAGGGAATTTACGCACAAACTTGGAATAGCTACACTGAACTTGCAAACGCCTATCAAAAAGTAAAAGACCTTATGAGCAAGCCCTCCATCGTTAAGGAGGAAAACTAAAATGGACAATAAAATACTCGCAACAGAATCGATTGACGAATTCATCGACGCCCTCATTGAAATGCGCGGGCTCGTTCCGCTTGACAAGCACTTGCTCCACCTGCTTTTTGAAATCAAAAGCGACATTCCACTCCATACGCAAAAATTCCTGACGCTATGCATGTCGCTCCTCGACGACGGCAACACGCGCGTTCCGCTAGATGCATTGCAATTCACGGATATGTGGACCCGCAAATGGAACGGCCTCGTGATGCTCCGCATCAGCACCGCCGAAGAAGATATCGACGAAAGCGCATTTGCAACCGCAGACGATTTTGCAAGCATTATCACGAACGGCATTCAAGACCTCCTGACAAGTGACTTTTCTGCCATTATGGAAAGCCGAGAAACCGACACGGCTTCCACCGAAGATTCTTTAAGCAAGCCGTTCATTCTCGCCAAGCGCGAAAGCGGTACGCACCTCTATTTCACCAAGCATTTCGATGCCAAATGCGTGATTGAAAAAGCAGCGAATATTTTGTTCAAAAACGGTAGCAAGCCGACCGACGAAGAAATCGCGCAGTGCACCGAAAAAGTCGCAAGCATCTGTAAGCCATTCGGCGACAAGCCCTTCCTCATCAAGAAGCGCCAGGCCGAAGCCATAATCCGCGGGCAAACCGAAAACCTCGTTGTCACAGGTGGCCCGGGCACCGGCAAGACTACCGTCGTTCTCTACATTCTGTGGAACCTGCTTGCAAGCCATAGCGAAATGCTCGATTGGAACATCTATCTCGCCGCTCCGAGCGGCAAAGCCGCCGACCGCATGCGCGAAAGCCTTATCGATGGTCTCGCGAGAATCCGCGACGAACAAAAGAGCGACAACGAGCGCATTTTCCGCAAGCTGAACGAACTCGAAAGCAGTACCATCCACCGTCTGCTCCGATTCTCCAAAAGCAAAGGCGGCTTCATGTACAATCACGAAGAGCAATTCCCCAAGAATTCCATCTTCGTCATTGACGAAGCGAGCATGATAGACATCGAAATGTTCGCTGCACTTCTCGAAGCCATCCCCGAAGGCGCACGCCTCTTCATTCTCGGTGACCCGTTCCAGCTCCCGTCTGTTGATTCCGGCGCCGTCCTCGGCGAAATCTTGAAAGTGCAATCCGGCAAGGATTTTTCCGTCAAGCTCAACGAATCCAATCGATTTGACGACCGTTCAAACATCGGCAAACTCGCCGCAGAAATCAAGGAAGTCGCCGAGAGCAAGAACAACAACAAGTTCGTCCCGCACAAATTCATAAGTGGCGAGGCATTTGACGACCTCGCAAACGAAAACTCCGCAACCTTCAAGGACAAAGTTTTCTACAGAAAGCTCGAAACAGACAACAACCCACTCACTAAAAAAGAAGAAGACAAACGCATCGAATCGTTCATTGCCGAATGGTCCCGCAATTTTGCCAAGCTCCCCGAGCTCGCTGAACAGATTCATCCGCAACGCACCGGCACCGAAGCAGACGATCCCGACCACAGCGAAACCGCCCGACGCAATCAAATCTGGCAACTATCGCTGACAAAGCGAATCCTCTGTGCCGAACGCCGAGGCCTCCGTGGCATCGAAAACATAAACAAAAAAGTTTGCTCTAAAATCAAGAGCCTCTGGCGCGCCAAAAAGAAATCGCAAGGCGAAACCGTCCAATGGGATGATTCCGGCTACTTCCCGGGTCAACTCCTCATCATCACGCGAAACCAGGAAATGTTCAAGCTCTACAACGGCGACACGGGAATCGTCGTCTTCGACGGCAACACCCCCTGCCTCATGCTCAAAAAAGCGCCTCCCCAAGGCAGCGAAAGGACACGCGACGACTTCGTCTTCTACCCGCTCTCGGTCCTCCCCGAAGATTCCATTGCGACAGCATTTGCCATCACCATCCACAAATCGCAAGGCTCCGAATATAAACACGTCACCATGTTCCTGCCAACTAAAATCGGCCACCCCCTCCTCACCAACCAAATCATATACACAGGCATCACCCGCGCCAAGGAGAGCGTCACCATCATCGCAGGCGATGACACGTTCAAAGCCGCAGTCACCACCGTCAGCGAGCGCGACACGGGAATTTCGCTATAGTTTTACAATTCCTTGTACCCGCGCCCACATTTCTGTGTATATTTAAGTAAGAAAAAAATAAAGGAAGAAAAATGGCAACAATCAAAGAACTCAAAGCAAATGGCGCCCCGCGTTTCAAAGTCCCGGGCAAAGAAGAAATCTACGACGCATTCGACCAGTACCTCGCTGAGAACTTTCTCGGTGAAACCGTCGAAGCCATCCCCGCAGCACCGACCAACGGCGAATTCGCCCCGCAGGCAGTCGCACTCTACGCCATCGCCAACACAGGCAAAGGCAATGCAGGCCTCTGGAAAGCAGGCACCGGCACGTCCTCCAAGAACTGGGACCTCAGCTTTTTGCAGGGCATCCTGAACCAGTTTTCCACCCTCCCGGCAGCCACCCGCGGCAAGACCGTTTCCGAAATCAAGGAACAGCTCGAAGACTTCGCTTCCAAGAAGTTTGCAAAGAACCCTGCAAACGCCCGTAACGGACTTTTGCACCTCTGCAACCCGAACATCTACGCCCCGATTTACTCATTTGCAGACAAACTCGCAATCTGTAAGGAACAGTCCCGTTTGCTCGAAGACTTCAAACTTTCGAAGCGCTGGGATAGCGGCCTCTTGAAACTCAAAGTCTTCCGCAAAGACGGCTACGTCGCCATCCAAACCGATGAACAACTTTGCTGGATTTTCGATAAACTCTCGACCATGCACAAAATCGAAGACGAAGAATTCGAAGTTTTCATGAAGAACTACTTCACCGCTCCGAAAAAGAGCACTGCGAAGAAGAAGTAGTAATAGAATGTCACCCCGGATTTATTCCGGGGCCGCCATACACAAATGTTTACAGCGCATCGCCCGCAATTACGCGGGCGATTTTTTTATTTTCGTCGCAAACAAAAAAGCACTACCCAAACCTACCCAGTCCTATCCAATATAGCGAAAAAGAGCTTTTGATTCTCCAAGTCCTCAAAAGCAATCCCTCTATGACGCAAGGAGAAATGGCTCAATCATTGGGAATGGATTCAAACCAAATAAAGTATTACCTTAACAAGCTTAAGAACGGTCCTAATCCGGCAATCCGCCATATCGGTACAACGCGTAACGGATATTGGGAAGTGTTGGTAGAAATCTAGTAGGGAGGAAAAGATGGCTGCGTAAATTCGCAGGAAGTAGTAGGTTATGTAAAATTTTCTTGCCCCTCTTGCCAGTTTTTTGGATATTAGGTACATTACATCTCAGCGCGTCATTCCGTAAAAAGGAATGATGCGCTTTTGCTTTATTCGGCTTTGCCATATTGCAAGGGCGCTCCCAGTAAAAACAATAAACACAGGAGACCCTATGACTAAAAAAGAAGTTACCACTTATTCTCAACAGACGTTTGAAAACATCAAGCACTTTGATGAAAACGGGAATGAATTTTGGTATGCAAGAGAACTGCAAACGGCTTTGGAATATACAGAATGGAGAAATTTCGAAAAAAGCATAAAACGAGCAAAGGAAGCATGCGCATCAAGCGGTTTTGTTGAGACAGACCATTTTGTTGGCGTCAACAAAATGGTTACTCTTGGTTCTGGTTCACAGCGTGAAATTACCGATATCAAGCTTTCCCGTTACGCTTGTTACCTGATTGTAATGAACGGGGACCCCCGTAAAGAAGTAATTGCTCTTGGACAAACATATTTTGCAGTAAAGACTCGTCAAAAAGAAATTTCGGATACAATGTCGCAACTTTCGGAAGATGAAAAACGATTGGCTATTCGCGATGAGGTTACGATTCGCAACAAATTCCTAGCCAGTTCTGCGAAAGCAGCTGGTGTTGAAACGCCCGTGGATTATGCGGTGTTCCAAAATCGCGGATATCAGGGGCTTTACAACGGCTTGGGAATGAAAGACATTCACAAGCGTAAAGGTCTCAAGAAAAACGAGCAAATACTGGACCACATGGGAGCTACAGAGCTTGCTGCAAATCTTTTCCGCATTACACAAACAGATGACAAACTCCGTCGTGAAAACATCAAGGGAAAAGAATTGGCAAATGAAACTCATTTTGCCGTAGGCAAGAAAGTTCGCCAAACAATCGCCGAACTTGGTGGAACAATGCCAGAAAACCTCCCCACGCCCAAAATCAGTGCTAAAAAGTTGAAACAGGAACGCAAGAAAACCATCGCGAAGAAATAACAAATCTCGCCAAAACATCCCCATTTCATTTTGACGCACCGATTGTTTCACTGGCGAAACACCGACCGTCACTTTCTGAAATACCCGCCTCGTCTGCGACCTTCCAATCGCATTTTTCAGCCACCCGCGCACACATTTTTGCACTTTTTTCGCCGTTTCACCCATCAAAAATTGCGTTTTTTCATCAAATTTCGCCATTTTTGCAATTTTCGCCATCACCTCACAAAAAAATTTTTCTGCACAAGCCTCAAAAAAGAAAAAGTTGGCACGGCTTTAGCTTAAGGTAGGGTGTAAAACAAAAGGGCCAACGGTAAACGCCGAGCCCGCAACAAAAAGAGGTTAAAATTATGATGAACACACAGATCCTTCCGAACGCTTTCTATGGTATCCAGAACTTCATTGACAGCTTGAACGCCGCAAACGCAAAGTGCGAAGGCACCTACACGCCAAAGGCCGACTACTACGAAACCGAAGGCGGCTTTGCTCTTGAAGTCGAACTTCCGGGCGTCAAGAAAGAAGACATGGACATCCAGGTCGAAAAGAATATCTTGACCGTCAAGGCGACCCGCGCACGCAAGGACGAAAAGTTCACTTACGAACGTAGCTTCCGCTTGGCAGACGATATCGATACCGAAAACATTAAAGTCTCCTTGGAAAACGGTATCCTGAAATTCGACCTTACCAAGAAAGCTCAGGCTGCAGCCCGCAAAATTACCATTGCCTAACGGCAATCGGGCTAGCGCCTCGTGCTGAAAAGCACATTAACCAAGCAATTTTTCATACAACTCCTCCTTAGAACAAAGAAATTCCCGGCAGCGATGTCGGGAATTTTTTATTGCCAAAATTTCTTTTTTGTACTATATTTGAATTTGCGAATGATTCTCAAATTGAATTTACACGTACTTGACAGGTTGATGGTCGCGCTGGCGCTCTTTTACACGGAGCACCACGTTGAACATCATTGTCACGGCGAGCATTGCCACGTCTGCCATCACCTCCATCACTGTCTGGACTTGATTTCGGAATTCTGCTTTGAACTCGTTGAAGCACCGATTGAAATCATTTGCCGCTGTTTTCTTTTTAAGTTAGTGAAATTTGCAGTCCTTGTACTGCGCCCGACAACGCTAGTTTCACAAAAGATTTTACTGCTAAATTAACTTTCCAGCAGTACAACTAAATTCTTTTTCAATAGAATCTTGCCATGAACGCCCCAGGACTCGTCTGGGATAACATCAGGCATATTCTTTCTATTGCCCTAAAAAATTATTCAACATTCATAAAAGGTTAAAAAATGAAAAAGCTTTCATTTTGTTCTTTGGCGTGCGCCATTTTTGTCGCAGCGCTCTTCTCCCTCGTAGCCTGCAACAGCGTTTCCGAAAACAAAAAGCAGGAATCACACGAGCTCTCCATCATCACCACCATTTATCCAGAATACGCGTGGACAAAAGAAATCCTCGGAACACGCACCGATTCCGTCAATCTCACGTTGCTCATCAAGAACGGTATCGATTTGCACAGTTACAAGCCCACAGCCCACGATGTCGCAAAAATTGCAAGTGCCGACATGGTAATTTACGTCGGTGGCGAATCTGACGAATGGATTAAAGACGCGCTCACAGCATCCCCGAAAAAGGGCCGCGTTGAAATCAATTTGATGGAAGCTCTTGGCGACCGCGTAAAGGCAGAAGAAATCGTCGAAGGCATGCAGGCCGAAGAAGAACACCATCACGACGAAGAAGTTGAAAACGATGAACACGTTTGGCTCTCGCTGAAGAATGCCGAAATTCTCGTGAAGAAAATTGCCGAAGAACTTTCCAAAATCGATGTCACCCACGCATCCGCCTACAAACAAAATGCCGAAGCCTACATTGCCCAAATCCAGTCACTTGACGCAGAATACCGCACCGCAGTAGAAAGCGCCGCCCGCAAGACAGTTCTTTTCGGCGATCGATTTCCTTTTCGCTATCTGGTGGACGATTATGGTATTAAGTATTATGCCGCGTTTGTTGGCTGTTCCGCCGAAAGCGAGGCTAGCTTTGAAACTATCGCATTCCTCGCAGGAAAAATGGACAGCGAATCCCTCCCGTCAATTTTCATTATCGAAAACGGCAATGACAAAATCGCAAAGGCAGTGCTTGCCGCAAGTAAAAAATCCCAGAACGCACAAATTCTCACCATCAATTCAATGCAGTCTATCACAGAAGAGCAAATAAACAACGGCATCAATTACTTATCGCTAATGAAAGCTAACTTGGAAAACTTGAAAAAGGCTTTGAACTGATATGTTTCTGCTCAAGTGCAACAAATTAACACTGGGATACAACAACAAAGACATTCTTCACAGTTTTGATTACGGGATTCATTCCGGCGAATACCTCTGCATCATAGGCAGAAACGGCTGCGGAAAGACGACGTTCTTGCGCGGCCTCGCCGGAGTTTTACGCCCAAAATCTGGGAAGATCGAACTTTGCGACAATCTCAGGCGAAACCAAATCGGCTACTTGCCTCAAATCACGATAGCGCAAAAAGATTTCCCGGCATCTGTCGAAGAAATCGTCCTTTCGGCATTTCAAGGGAAAAGCCTGTTGTTGCCATTTTATGGGAAAGCCCTCCGCAAACGCGCAAACGAGTGCTTGGAACTCACGCGGACAGAGAATCTGCGGAAAGAAAGTTTCCGCGAACTTTCTGGCGGTCAAAAGCAGCGCGTTCTTTTGGCGAGGGCATTGTGCGCTGCCGAGCGCTTGTTGCTTTTGGACGAGCCCGTCACAGGACTTGATCCCGAATCATCGCAGAACATGTACAACATTATCAAGGACCTTCACGAAAATAAGAACATGACTATCGTGATGGTCACACACGACGTTGAGGCCGCACGCAACAATGCCACTAGGATACTGAACTTTAACGAATTAGTGCATTAACGGAGATGCCCGCACAGAGGCGGGCATGACAATTTATCCCATGCTTGACAAACTATTCTTCTACCTAGACTTCCCTTTTGTACGCTACGCGATTATTGTCGGAACGCTCATCTCGCTATGTTCCTCGCTTTTGGGCGTCACGCTCGTTCTCAAGCGGTACTCCTACATAGGCGATGGACTTTCGCACGTCGCATTCGGAGCGCTCGCGATTGCTGCAGTTCTTAAAGTCACGAACAACATGCTCATCATTTTGCCCGTGACCGTAGCTGTTGCAATTTTACTCCTTTGCGGTAGCAGAGACTCGCGTTCGGGCATACAAATCAAGGGTGATGCCGCCATCGCCATGGTTTCGGCTGGGGCCCTTGCCATAGGCTATTTGCTGGTGAACATATTCTCGTCATCGGCAAATGTCGCGGGCGATGTCTGCACAACGCTATTCGGCTCCATGTCCATTCTCACGCTCAAGCCGACAGACGTTTACCTTTGCGTAATCCTTTCTGCAATCGTCCTCGTAACATTCGTCCTCTTTTACCACAAGATTTTTGCCATCACGTTTGACGAAAATTTTGCACGTGCAACAGGCGTAAATGTCAACGCATTCAACCTCCTTATCGCCATCATCATCGCAGCGATTATAGTCCTTGCCATGAATCTCGTTGGCGCGTTACTCGTTTCGGCACTCGTCGTATTCCCCGCACTTTCCGCCATGCGAGTTTTCAAAAGCTTTTTCACAGTAACCGTTGCCGCAGCTGTAATTTCCGTCGTCTGTTCCCTCACCGGTATCATCATTGCCATCCTCGCTGGAACTCCTGTCGGTTCAACGATTGTCGCTGCCGATATTGTCGCATTCCTCATCTGTTACACAACAAGTTTCATCCGCTGCAGGAGAGCTTAACGTCATCCTGAGTCCCGAAACGGAGTCCGGGATAAACTCCGCGAAGGATCCATATTTTTTGGAGATTAAATCTTGCATAAATTATTTTCAATTTCTCTTCTACTCCTCTTCACAACCTCAACATTTGCCAAAGAAAATTCCAGCAATGCCGACATCGACCTCACGCGAATGAGCAGTACCATGGTCTACTCGATGGTCTACCAAATGGTCACCGACCCTCAAAAATACGTCGGCAAGCGCATCAAAATGAAAGGAGCCTTTTCGAGCTATTTCGATGAAGAAGCAAACCAACGTTTTTTCGGTTGTGTTATCAAGGACGCCCTCGCCTGTTGTTCACAAGGTCTCGCATTTGAGCTAGCCAAGCCACGCAAGTTTCCAAGCGAATACCCATCCGAAGGTACATTCATCACCATCATCGGCACATTTGAATTTGAAAAAGTAGAAGACGGCATCGGTTTCCCAATAATCAAAGACGCCAAAATGTTCAGATAAGATTTCACCCATACAAAGGATAAAAATGAAAATCAAACATCTCTCTATTGCCGCGCTCTGCGCGTTCTTTGCCGCATGTAGCGACAGCAATTCCACCTCCA
This genomic stretch from Fibrobacter sp. UWB2 harbors:
- a CDS encoding ATP-dependent RecD-like DNA helicase, whose protein sequence is MDNKILATESIDEFIDALIEMRGLVPLDKHLLHLLFEIKSDIPLHTQKFLTLCMSLLDDGNTRVPLDALQFTDMWTRKWNGLVMLRISTAEEDIDESAFATADDFASIITNGIQDLLTSDFSAIMESRETDTASTEDSLSKPFILAKRESGTHLYFTKHFDAKCVIEKAANILFKNGSKPTDEEIAQCTEKVASICKPFGDKPFLIKKRQAEAIIRGQTENLVVTGGPGTGKTTVVLYILWNLLASHSEMLDWNIYLAAPSGKAADRMRESLIDGLARIRDEQKSDNERIFRKLNELESSTIHRLLRFSKSKGGFMYNHEEQFPKNSIFVIDEASMIDIEMFAALLEAIPEGARLFILGDPFQLPSVDSGAVLGEILKVQSGKDFSVKLNESNRFDDRSNIGKLAAEIKEVAESKNNNKFVPHKFISGEAFDDLANENSATFKDKVFYRKLETDNNPLTKKEEDKRIESFIAEWSRNFAKLPELAEQIHPQRTGTEADDPDHSETARRNQIWQLSLTKRILCAERRGLRGIENINKKVCSKIKSLWRAKKKSQGETVQWDDSGYFPGQLLIITRNQEMFKLYNGDTGIVVFDGNTPCLMLKKAPPQGSERTRDDFVFYPLSVLPEDSIATAFAITIHKSQGSEYKHVTMFLPTKIGHPLLTNQIIYTGITRAKESVTIIAGDDTFKAAVTTVSERDTGISL
- a CDS encoding Hsp20/alpha crystallin family protein; translated protein: MMNTQILPNAFYGIQNFIDSLNAANAKCEGTYTPKADYYETEGGFALEVELPGVKKEDMDIQVEKNILTVKATRARKDEKFTYERSFRLADDIDTENIKVSLENGILKFDLTKKAQAAARKITIA
- a CDS encoding metal ABC transporter substrate-binding protein, yielding MKKLSFCSLACAIFVAALFSLVACNSVSENKKQESHELSIITTIYPEYAWTKEILGTRTDSVNLTLLIKNGIDLHSYKPTAHDVAKIASADMVIYVGGESDEWIKDALTASPKKGRVEINLMEALGDRVKAEEIVEGMQAEEEHHHDEEVENDEHVWLSLKNAEILVKKIAEELSKIDVTHASAYKQNAEAYIAQIQSLDAEYRTAVESAARKTVLFGDRFPFRYLVDDYGIKYYAAFVGCSAESEASFETIAFLAGKMDSESLPSIFIIENGNDKIAKAVLAASKKSQNAQILTINSMQSITEEQINNGINYLSLMKANLENLKKALN
- a CDS encoding metal ABC transporter ATP-binding protein, whose protein sequence is MFLLKCNKLTLGYNNKDILHSFDYGIHSGEYLCIIGRNGCGKTTFLRGLAGVLRPKSGKIELCDNLRRNQIGYLPQITIAQKDFPASVEEIVLSAFQGKSLLLPFYGKALRKRANECLELTRTENLRKESFRELSGGQKQRVLLARALCAAERLLLLDEPVTGLDPESSQNMYNIIKDLHENKNMTIVMVTHDVEAARNNATRILNFNELVH
- a CDS encoding metal ABC transporter permease, which translates into the protein MLDKLFFYLDFPFVRYAIIVGTLISLCSSLLGVTLVLKRYSYIGDGLSHVAFGALAIAAVLKVTNNMLIILPVTVAVAILLLCGSRDSRSGIQIKGDAAIAMVSAGALAIGYLLVNIFSSSANVAGDVCTTLFGSMSILTLKPTDVYLCVILSAIVLVTFVLFYHKIFAITFDENFARATGVNVNAFNLLIAIIIAAIIVLAMNLVGALLVSALVVFPALSAMRVFKSFFTVTVAAAVISVVCSLTGIIIAILAGTPVGSTIVAADIVAFLICYTTSFIRCRRA
- the dinD gene encoding DNA damage-inducible protein D; this translates as MTKKEVTTYSQQTFENIKHFDENGNEFWYARELQTALEYTEWRNFEKSIKRAKEACASSGFVETDHFVGVNKMVTLGSGSQREITDIKLSRYACYLIVMNGDPRKEVIALGQTYFAVKTRQKEISDTMSQLSEDEKRLAIRDEVTIRNKFLASSAKAAGVETPVDYAVFQNRGYQGLYNGLGMKDIHKRKGLKKNEQILDHMGATELAANLFRITQTDDKLRRENIKGKELANETHFAVGKKVRQTIAELGGTMPENLPTPKISAKKLKQERKKTIAKK
- a CDS encoding winged helix-turn-helix transcriptional regulator yields the protein MILQVLKSNPSMTQGEMAQSLGMDSNQIKYYLNKLKNGPNPAIRHIGTTRNGYWEVLVEI